The following nucleotide sequence is from Cicer arietinum cultivar CDC Frontier isolate Library 1 chromosome 2, Cicar.CDCFrontier_v2.0, whole genome shotgun sequence.
ataaattttagagtTAAATAAGGTTTTAAGTTACTATAAAatctcaatattttatttttaatttttataaaaaaaagttcgTCAgctattagttgtgtaaacatttttctctttcatttttGATTCGTGATTTTAATAGTACTCttgcaaattaattttttttttccaatgatGTTTACGACATGTTTAACGATTtccttataaaaatttagaattatttaaaaaataatgaattaaatataaacttttatgcttttaaaacttaaaaattaatatttaattaaaaaatactaaatatttaggagaatttttttttatattatcttaaACATTATCATAggaaatcattaaaaaaaacataagagTTAATATACAATCAAtgattaaaaactaaaaacgaaaagttttgaaaaaaaaaattgacaacttttttacaaagattaaaaataaaatattaaaatttatatggactaaaaacacgtttaaaatttttattttgatgttaaataaataattatataattaattgaagCTAAATAATCTACGCACAATGACCTAAGTGTCCTCGATGCTTGACTACACTATTATATAGTAACTCAACTATAAACTTGACCAAATTAACCAATAGAAGAACGAATGGTATTATAAATTGAAACATCCATAAATTTACGTATTGTGAATGCTTTCATTAGCACATGAATCATCAACATTAATTGCAACTACTTTAGAAGCACTAATCTTAAAGGAAGCTGATTGAATCTTATAGGGAAAAATAACATTCCTCATAGGAACCATCCCACATTCTTCCAcccctttttcttcttctttctttaaATCACTAGGTGCTAGAAAACAATCTAAGGACAAAcctttaatattaaattcaacTTCATCAATTTTCCAAACCTCTTTTATAATTGTCCTAGAATGACTCTCATGTCCTTCACCAAACCTTGATAAAGTGACCAAAGTTTTTCCATAATGTGCTATTTGAATGCCATCAACTATTTTGTAGTCTTGTATGAGAGATTCTGTGTTTGTTTCCCAAAATATTGTGTCATTTTCAGAGGATTTGAGTTTGATCAAGTTGGTGTCTTCTAATTGAACCAAAAGTCCTGTTCTTTGGCTGAAATAGCCTAATAGTGTGTGACCAATTATTTCTATCTTGTTACTACTTCTTGTTTGCAATGCAGTAGAGTCAGCTTCAAGTTTTAGAATGAAACATTCTTCATTGTTCAATTTTTTCTCTCCTATGCATGTAGAGTTGTTGAAAAGATTGGTTGTTGACATTGGATCAAGACCCTgcttaaagaaattaattatcAAGAGATATGTagaataaacaaataataaatctcttttcaattttctaaaaattactttcaaaagttaatttttgaaataccaaatattttctaaatggaGGGGTATAAGTAGCAATAATCTTTAGTGTGGGCAAATAGTAGTtacaaatttttcataaaaaaatatgaaaaagaaaagaatgccTATTTGATCATTGAAAAGTAAAAGTTCTGATTTGGCGCTCAAAAATATCAAATGtcttatcaaaataatattattttattatagggTGATTTCAAGAGGTAAACTTTTAGATACTTTAGAATTTTGTTAGGTATCAATTTTTGAAGGTAAAGTTAATTTAAATCACTAAATATATGGGTAACATAGTATCACATTTTTTTcgaaataatttagtatatttgGAGACTAGTTTGACTCACGTTTAATTAATTTGGAGAAATGAATAgatatatttatagataaataagATTAGTTAAGTGGTTAGAGTTAAGTGAagggataaaaaaaaagttaatactGAATGCAtatctataataaaatattttgtttctaaaaaattgatatattttattaatattttaggtactAAACATGTCTTTGTGTTATTTTTTCCGTACACcgatttgtattttcaaataaaataatgagcGTGATTCTTacagtttttttaaaatgatttttttttttatagtattctacttttttttctataatttctataaaaataattttataaataaagttgcaaataaaaaattggtttaaaaatattattataaaatattattttaaatatttcatctatttagtaaaaaaaattgaataatgaaATTTCAACAATTGAATAAAAAGAGAAGTTTCTTTGAGAAATTTttcatgaaatttatttttgtgaggtacttttttaaaaatattataaaaaaattatgtgatttttattatattaatttttttataataagtaTTTAAGTTATTGAGTATCAAAATTATTGTCTTAATCTATAACAAAtgaatctaaaataaattttattattttaagtaattcttataaaattatattaaaaatttaaatttaattttttatttatttaaaatctatGGGAAACGGcctaataaaattttacattaaatacTATTAGATATAATGTGACATATTGAATGGATATGACTGGATAactatgtaaaattattttataggctaaataccatcagtcccttaatttaatttcagttaatgttttagtcttttatctttttttttttcgatttgatctttttttttttaattttaagtgacaatttgatcttttatgttttaaaatgtcaacaatgttatccttttttttacaaaaattcatcaaattttttaaactaaactcataaaattaattatattcttcaatacaatacaaattttatcaaattcgtaacgcaaattttcaaataaattcatattttcattttttatttgacgTTGTTAGagataaaggaccaaatcggcaacaaaaaaaaaaaaagataaatgactaaaacattaactgaaattaagttaagggaacACATGTGGTATTTAACCTATTTTATATTATCGGTGCATTAATTTCTACCTTTAAACTCTATCTTTTATAGAGAAACAAATATTTAAGGAAAACTATTATTTTGGTCCTTAAAAATTAAGAGCGTTTTCTTATTAGTCATTGACTAAATTAAAATCTCAATTACATCATTCACTAATCAAAATGTCAGACATTTAATTTCTAGCGTTAAGTGAAATGTTAACACTATATTAAGTTATTGACGTAGACGAATATGTATCTCGTACTTCATGCCATGTGTATAGATGATgtgatacaaaaatttaaaatccttCATTTTCTTCTATCCATGTTGGTTTCAGTAAAAGTTTTCAAAATCTAAGTTCATCaagattgaattttttaacGCTCCGACCGCATAAAGAAAATTCAAATCAACCAACATAATGGTTACACAATTTTTCGTGGAACTGTGGGTTTAGGGAAGTAAAtccaaatgaaaaaaattagggaaaacatttttttggagagagaagaagatgaaggatttttaaaatttcacttttttttttattttgtttaagaaAAATTTGATCTAACTATCATTTTAATCCTTTGTCACATCAGTCATACACATGATATGAAGTTTGTGATACCTTATCTTCTAAATTAGTTTATATGTCAACGACTTAACAATGTTAACATCTCAATTAACGTCACAAAACAAAATAACTTATGTTTAATAAGTGGAGAATGTAATTAAGTTTTTTGACtcattcaataattaatatgacAACGTTCTAAACTTTGAGAGAccaaaattatgatttatttcatatatttatcaaacatataatttaaaataaaataaaaacccgTGGGCCTTGCCCCATTTCCTTGTAGGAATCCATAGCCTAATTCCAATCACATTTAGGTGGCCCATAGAAAAAGTTTGGGAAGACCGGAAGGaaagtaaaagtaaaagtaaaCAAAGCTTTTTTAAAAATGGAAAGTTGTCATGCACTAAGTTGTGAGAACGACAAGTATTGTTGACATTTAGGGGTCACCACTAATTAATTGCACAAAGTCCATTTTCAAACTTAGGAATTTCCTTGCATTATCTATTAAATTGTTGACTTTTGGGTGTTAAATGTAGACCTTCGTGTTATGTGAGGGCTAAGTTAATatctacaaaaattaatttggaaGATAAATTCAACCTTTTCAAATCGGAAGGGAAGAAGTATATCAAAGTTGGTTTGCTAGAATTACATCGTGTGcagtaattttataaaaactacatattataatttttcataaaatcataattatagtttattgcaattataataaatttaatataatatcaaaaatagttttaattataaaaacatttattttagattttttcatgaaaattttatttttttaaattaaaatttattttttattgtttgaacttcaaatttttgaaaaatcactctattaaaaaaagtaatatcatttttttgactaaaaatgaTAAGCTAAAAATAGTAGTTTATCACATTCGCTCATTGCTATAgatgagagaaaaatatatcacaaattttaaaaatactaaacTTAACTCAGTATATAGAGAAAATAATGTAATTACCcttattcttttttgaaaattcCAAAATTGTCTTCCATAATTTCTACTAAGATTTCCTTCTTGTATCGTTTCACGCACTGAATTGTGACCGTTTTTCTCCTTTCACGAGACTTTGATATAAGTTTTCTTCTCCTTTTCAATTTCTTCACattgtatttttattgtttctatGCCTTTTATTGTCCTccattatcattttatttttactttattcaTATGTtcatacactttttttttttgctttagtatatttatttatcatttttttcatgAATACTTAAggtacattaatcaattttaaaatgcgtctaaaaataataattaaaaaagtcatgtcttttatggtaattttgtaatttaaaaatcacttttataaaattgtatacaaatagattaaaaatcattttaaaaaactcatttttatgataataaacaaacaaaaataaaaaaaaattatttttaaacaaatttctataaaatattctttaaatttttttaattaaaaatcatttttatttaatctcaTTCAAACGCATCCTATATTTGacttaaaatgttaaaatttatattagaataaaatagaccttatttcaaaaaaagaaaagcaGAAACAAAAcatgtatttgaatacattGACTACAGATTCACACCTGATAGCaatcaaattaagaaaataacgACACCAATTTTTCCAACCCTATACCCGAAGACTATTCATATTGCATCTCCATCAGAAATTAATCAATTCAAAagaatttgaaatttatataaaggTTATGTCTTTTAAAATTACATGCACTTCTTAAAAGTTCATTGAATActttaactttgataaaatCAGTTTCATTtattaaagtatttttattaataaaacaatataaaattcgatgaattatgatataataaataatatatcgatgaaaaaacataattaaatattacGAATTTAACATTTAGAAATGAGAGCGATGAAGTGATGAATTTTCATATGCATGAAtcataaattcttttttttttttttttatttgaattttcatTAAACATGAATCTAAAATCTAGAATCTATAATTGAGTGTTTAATTAAGAGATTCAAATCAGTTGCCACTTATACTACTTTTGTGTAGTACTAGTTTCTAAATCCTAATCATATAATTATCCAAATTTAATAGctttaattgataaaatgaaaacataaacAAGATAAACAACACAAGTACACAACATTCACACAAAAACACAGATCAATGAAGTTTCTCCTAAATAAAAGATTAATgaagttgaatttgaaaataccTGAAATAAACGCCTAAGTGGTCTTGGTGGGCCTCGAGAAGCATGAGAATGATGCCAAGGGGTTTGCCTCCAACACATTTTTCCATCACTCCCAGCACTTATTTTGTACCCACAAACCACCAATTCCAAACACCACAATTCTGGCTTCTTTTTCCATACTACAAACCCTCCTCCCATCTCTCCTTTCATCTCAACTTTTTTCACCTTATTCTTCTTCTTGCTATTCACACCCCCTTCCCCTGCCTCAAACTCTGAACTCCCTATTCTCACCTCACCCATTGCATACATACTTTCAACCTTATTCAAATTACTCTCTCCTCCTACCGCTGCCGCGTATTGTTTCACTATATACTTCGCCATCGAAGCCTCCttcaaaacaaacacaaaatgtttcaataaaaattagattaatttcGATACATAATCGatgtaaatttttaatttataaaatcactAGTTATATATCTTTTacgataaatataataaaaattaaatatttttagtgaCCAAATTATTGATATTGACTGATCGTATAAAAAATCTTTATACTGCgtatgaatattttttactaGATTAGAGCATatgaattatattcttaaaattTGGTTTATTgcgttataaatttataattattgtctATTAATGAAacccaaaaaatacataaattaaattaaaaaaaaaattattttatacttacAATGTTATGGTCTTTAATGCTACGAGTGATGATGGGTTTGTAATCATATGTGATAGGGAAAGGAATCAATGGTGCTCCAACAACACCAAGCAATAGTTGaatattgtttgtgtttggatcttcAAAACGTGATGATCTTGATTCATTGTTTGGTTTCATCCATTGCTTCATGTTCTTCCATGTGGTTCCACTTTTGATGGTGAAAATATCTTCTGGGATGGGAACTTCTAGCACCGTTTCAAGCCCATCCTCGTGATCAAGGTTGGGACAGAGCTTCTTCATAGTAGGGAGATAAATTGAAGTGAATAAGAATTTAAGatgaattgaaaataatatgaatatgaatatgtatttgtatttgtattaaTTATAGATGCTTATAAAGTGGCATGAATATACTCCTAAGAATGAAGAGAAGGTAgtctaaataattattctacTATCAATGAATAGcttcttataaaattaatttctaagataaagaagaaaaaaactctTATGATAAAAATTCTACTATCACTTCAAAttgtttttaatgtttttagttttaaattaaacTCGGAGGTAGTATGAGATACTTAAGTTATTGAGTATATAACTTtggaaaaagataaataatcaaCCAAACTATATGGACCCCTCTTTGTCTATTTCGTCGTGTTTGCACGCCTTTCTTGTACTATATTACCTATATATTGGCAACTTAAGTTAccattgatttaaattttatatttatatctagAGTTTTCAAAGATATTTCAAATGTTTATCTTCTTTGAGTTCCTTCTTCCTTACAACATTTTCTTGATGgtaaataacataaattttatggaAGAGAGGAGACCATTTTAACATTAGTTAATAAATAAGTTGGATTGgtagttaaatttatttgagcTAAGTGAAGGATCAATTTTCAAATTCGaataaagaaacatatcaaataattaCTAACTctggttatttaaaaaaaatattaaccaaTATCTTCAGGCAAGTtaacaatatttatatatacttttttgttTGTCAGAAGAGTGAGAGACAAAAGTAtggaaaaataattaacaaacaaCTTTAATAAGTATAGAAAAGGACACTCTAGAATTATtatcatcaactaaaataattttcaaataatttaataggAGAGTTGAGAGACGAAGAACTCAATATTGTTTAAAGTAAGATTATAATTGGTTAGTCAATCTGCACAACGATTTCATTTATGCCATGTATTGTTGAGCTTGACGTGTCGATCCTTATGAGTCATTTTCGTATTCtacacattaaaattaaaaaattgtaatcaTCTACGATCTCTTCATAGAGCATatctaataatatataaattcatTTGCACTTTTATGATCTTCGCATCATTTCATATGAatcatcataattaattaaatattttttaattatcattacaaaattaactatatataaATTGCAACTATATATATCATATGTGATAGGTAGGTAAAAGATATCCCTTAAAAAAACAGGTAGGTAAAATTATGTATACTTAGTGTACCCGCTAGCTACACAATTAAGATACTTTCTCTTTAGACGCATAAATGTATAAACGAATTTGATTAAGATGTAAACATAGCTTAATTCAAAAGTGAAACCTACagctaaaagaaaaaagaaattcattGCTTATGTTACAATTTACGAAAAAAGAGAGACACTTAAACACAAAGAAGAGTCGATAACCCCACAAATCAAATTTTGTTACCTTCTATTATGGCATACTTTCACTAACTTTATCTTTTGCACAATAATCATCGTTAATagttaaagaatatataatgtttcctcatatttttattttataacagacaattaaattattaaaagtaatatatttatacataatttcaagttatatttttttaaatacaacatattttattgatttaatagTCTATAAAAAGAACCGAAGATAGTAATACTCTACCATTTTACCTTAAAAAAAGTTGGcaataatatgatatatatgtAGAAAACATAACGATAAATATGTCCACTATATATGTAAGATATGCAAGAAGATGTACGACCAACATTCGAAttcaaaattgtaatttgagAATGGTAGCCCATGGCACTGCCCATTGTTGTTTGTAGTAGCTAGCATCACATGGATCAATTTGTGTCTTTAATAAACAAGACCATGTGAGCTGTGGTCTGATTTTTGGTCTTGTTTAAGATGACAAGGATGGTATAAAGAGACAAGTTATTACATTGTCCTTTCCGAATTCCGAATCATTTCATGTTAAAAGCTTCAATTAATACTTTTTCTAttgaaagaaaaacattatCTCAAACTATAGTATTGCATCTTACTAAAAAAACTAAAGTATTGCATCTTACTAAAAAAACTAAAGTATTGCATCTGACGTTTAATTATAAGCAAATACAAACtacttttacttttatttagGATGATAGATAactacatttaattttttctttatatcaTGTAAACAATAAAGGGTAAACGTTTTAGTACTCTAAAATTTTGCTAATAAGGTACTCAATATTTAATACTTTAgtgatatgttatttttatatttaattattttaaatgaaattttaaattaattttatctacAAGATACTGGTGTCCAACTAAACTCTTGGGTAACGaagaattaataattataattgttaatttatctttaattattatgattatcTTATAGAACCTTAAGAAAtaggttaaatatgtttttagtttgtctagttaaatatgtttttagtttgtCTAATGATATTGTAAAGTCTTATCGatgatatgtaataaaaaaaatgtcacttgGAATATGCGAcgtgaatttttgtaaaaataggGAATAAAATTggtaacaaaaaatttataataaccAAAGTTCGAAggaattttatagagactaaaaatgaaagttgatatatttagatggattaaaaatatatttaacccttATGAAATTAATGTAAGGGTATTTTTTGAACAATATAATATATCCTTAAATGTTGATAGATTTAATGGCTTTTACTTATATTTGAGGTCAATTACTACATAGAGTCGTAACTTAAGGTCTATTCCTCAATGTGAACATTATTGTGTCAAATATACCAAGCAGGATAGAGTAGTAACTTTTTTGACTATTTTGAATGAACAATTTGAAGTGGTTAAATCTCAGTGCTCCTTATGGATCTTTACCAAGTATTAATAAGGTTTTTTCTTTAATGTAGGCAACATGGCATTGTAACTAAAAGGGCAAAATCACAAGGTTTGTTGACAATAAAAGAGTCTAAGGAAAAGTAGAAACAAGAATTGTGTCTATTATGGAAAGATTTGACACGCTGCAAAAACATGCTTCAAGAAGCATGGTTATCCACCAAAACCCAAACATAATGGCTATTACAACAATAATACTAGTGGAGAACATGAAAATTCTACGTCTGATGATGAAAGTTCTGATAAGGAGGAGTGTTCCAAATATCAAAGTCATTTCACACCAGAAAAAGTAAAGAGTATAATGAGTTTAATTCAACAAATTAACACTGAGCCAAGTCATGCCAAGAAACATGCTTCCAATCACATTAGTGTATCATCACAATTTGGTCTTACTCCAATAGATAATTCTACAGGTAAAACCATGACCAATTATCGTTATTTCCATTCAAATAAATCATTTGGACTTTAGACTCAAGGTAAACtgatcatatatttttttgccATAGCAAACTATGCAAGGATCATAGATTTTTCTTCAAACTTAAAGTTGTATGACATGTTATACTTGTCCCACTATTAGTTCTCACATATCCAAGTTTGATGTTAGAGCAAGAAAATCTATTTTCTTAGGATTCAAAACAGGATAAAAAGGTTATGTCTTATATGACATATATAACAAAGAGATTTTTGCATCAAGAGGTGTGAATTTTGAGGAGTTAGGTTTACCCTATAGCAACAATCATGATAATTCAACATCCATAAAATGGGATTACATAAAAGATGAACATACTAATGAAAGTCCTAACATATCACTTGATCACTCAAAGACTCTACCTAAAAGTTATATAGTTGGATCAACAATGGATGACGGGTTTGCAGAACCTTCAACCATACTAACAGAAAAGACAACAAGACAAGTCTTTTACCACCGATTCACTTGGTTTTAATCAAGATAACACACCTTAGGAAACAAGTGTGAGGAGGTATGGCATAACCATTAATCACCA
It contains:
- the LOC101513985 gene encoding uncharacterized protein, with the translated sequence MKKLCPNLDHEDGLETVLEVPIPEDIFTIKSGTTWKNMKQWMKPNNESRSSRFEDPNTNNIQLLLGVVGAPLIPFPITYDYKPIITRSIKDHNIEASMAKYIVKQYAAAVGGESNLNKVESMYAMGEVRIGSSEFEAGEGGVNSKKKNKVKKVEMKGEMGGGFVVWKKKPELWCLELVVCGYKISAGSDGKMCWRQTPWHHSHASRGPPRPLRRLFQGLDPMSTTNLFNNSTCIGEKKLNNEECFILKLEADSTALQTRSSNKIEIIGHTLLGYFSQRTGLLVQLEDTNLIKLKSSENDTIFWETNTESLIQDYKIVDGIQIAHYGKTLVTLSRFGEGHESHSRTIIKEVWKIDEVEFNIKGLSLDCFLAPSDLKKEEEKGVEECGMVPMRNVIFPYKIQSASFKISASKVVAINVDDSCANESIHNT